AGAGGTCAATTTgagttacagatgtaggatcttaatttgaggttAGCTGAGTTTGTTACTGCAGGAAAATAGTCCTGTAGAAAGGAACTTTTAATTATATGGATTATAATACATTTTGTAGGggttaatatttattttatttaactaggcaagtcagttaagaacaaattcttattttcaatgacggcctaggaacagtgggttaactgcctgttcaggggcagaaggacagatttgttccttgtcagctcagggatttgaacttgcaaccttccggttactagtccaacgctctaaccactaggctaccctgccgcccctatatatattttttgtacagGAAAATCAAGCCAGAagtttcaaagtggaaattactaaTTTCAGAAGCCCTTTTAAGCCTTGAgtacactacaagttttacatgCTTAGGGCCTCCCGAtttgcgcagtggtctaaggcactgcattgcagttgctagctgtgccactagaaatcctggtttgagtccaggctctgtcgcagccggccgagaccgggagacccatggggcggtgcacaattggcccagcgtcgtctaggttaggggagggtttggccggccgggatgtccttgtcccatcgctctctagcgactcctgtggcgggcggggccagtgcatgctgacacggtcgccaggtgtacggtgtttcctctgacacattggtgtggctggcttccgggttaagcgggcattgtgtctaGAAGCAGTGCGGgttggttgggtcgtgtttcggaggacgcatggctctcgaccttcgcctctcccaagtccgtacgggagttgcagcgaggagacaagactgtaattaccaattgtatatcacgaaattggggagaaaaatgggttTAAAAaattaataattatatatatatatatatatatataaaaagtgtACATGCTTTGCAGGAAAGAACAATTTGCAAAGTAAATTGCTAAACCTTACAAATTCTCAGGATCATAGACAAACCTATGACACCAATGACTACTACActgagtatgtttacatgcacacaaaTTTTTCAATATTAGCTAATTAGGGTTAATACTCAGAGTTTGGCATCAGTCATATCAACACCTTACTCTGATTTTCTTAATCGGTGTAAGGTCAAAAGCGAAGTAAAGCATATGCCGCAATCTTTCTAATTATAATGGTATGTAAACATCGTAATCTCACTTCCAGTGGTGTTTTAATGGCATGTAAACATCGTAATCTCACTTCCAGTTGTGTATTAATGGCATGTAAACATCCTAATCTCACTTCCAGTTGTGTATTAATGGCATGTAAACATCCTAATCTCACTCCCAGTTGTGTATTAATGGCATGTAAACATCCTAATCTCACTTCCAGTGGTGTATTAATGGCATGTAAACATCCTAATCTCACTTCCAGTTGTGTATTAATGGCATGTAAACATCATAATCTCACTTCCAGTGGTGTATTAATGGCATGTAAACATCCTAATCTCACTTCCAGTTGTGTATTAATGGTATGTAAACATCCTAATCTCACTTCCAGTTGTGTATTAATGGCATGTAAACATCATAATCTCACTTCCAGTGGTGTATTAATGGCATGTAAACATCCTAATCTCACTTCCAGTTGTGTATTAATGGTATGTAAACATCCTAATCTCACTTCCAGTTGTGTATTAATGGTATGTAAACATCATAATCTCACTTCCAGTTGTGTATTAATGGCATGTAAACACTTTAATCTCACTTCCAGTTGTGTATTAATGGTATGTAAACATCCTAATCTCACTTCCAGTGGTGTATTAATGGCATGTAAACATCCTAATCTCACTTCCGGTGGTGTATTAATGGTATGTAAACATCCTAATCTCACTTTCAGTTGTGTATTAATGGCATGTAAACACTTTAATCTCACTTCCAGTTGTGTATTAATGGCATGTAAACACTTTAATCTCACTTCCAGTTGTGTATTAATGGCATGTAAACATCCTAATCTCACTTCCAGTTGTGTATTAATGGTATGTAAACATCCTAATCTCACTTCCAGTTGTGTATTAATGGCATGTAAACATCCTAATCTCACTTCCAGTGGTGTATTAATGTCATGTAAACATCCTAATCTCACTTCCTGTGGTGTATTAATGGCATGTAAACATCCTAATCTCACTTCCAGTGGTGTATTAATGGCATGTAAACATCCTAATCTCACTTCCAGTGGTGTATTAATGGCATGTAAACATCCTAATCTCACTTCCAGTGGTGTATTAATGGCATGTAAACATCCTAATCTCACTTCCAGTGGTGTATTAATGTCATGTAAACATCCTAATCTCACTTCCAGTGGTGTATTAATGGCATGTAAACATCCTAATCTCACTTCCAGTGGTGTATTAATGGCATGTAAACATCCTAATCTCACTTCCAGTGGTGTATTAATGGCATGTAAACATCCTAATCTCACTTCCAGTGGTGTATTAATGGCATGTAAACATCCTAATCTCACTTCCAGTGGTGTATTAATGGTATGTAAACATCCTAATCTCACTTCCAGTGGTGTATTAATGGTATGTAAACATCCTAATCTCACTTCCAGTGGTGTATTAATGGTATGTAAACATCCTAATCTCACTTCCAGTTGTGTATTAATGGCATGTAAACATCCTAATCTCACTTCCAGTTGTGTATTAATGGTATGTAAACATCCTAATCTCACTTCCAGTTGTGTATTAATGGCATGTAAACATCCTAATCTCACTTCCAGTGGTGTATTAATGTCATGTAAACATCCTAATCTCACTTCCAGTGGTGTATTAATGGCATGTAAACATCCTAATCTCACTTCCAGTGGTGTATTAATGGCATGTAAACATCCTAATCTCACTTCCAGTGGTGTATTAATGGCATGTAAACATCCTAATCTCACTTCCAGTGGTGTATTAATGGCATGTAAACATCCTAATCTCACTTCCAGTGGTGTATTAATGGCATGTAAACATCCTAATCTCACTTCCAGTGGTGTATTAATGGCATGTAAACATCCTAATCTCACTTCCAGTGGTGTATTAATGGCATGTAAACATCCTAATCTCACTTCCagtggtgtatttgatctgcacaTGTGCTATCATGAGCAGCGTGAACCTCCTTTTCTGGCACAGGTGAAGTGAGTTTGGAAAATCTGAAATTATGTATAGTTTTCATATGCAAACATTATATAGTATGTCCAAACTCTGAATCAAATAGGCTTCCCAAAAATGATATGATCGATGTGATAGAACGTTTATGTTGAGTGGTGATTTTCAGGTTGCCTGAATATAACCTGTCCACCGGATTGTAGAGGAAATCGTTCTTCTcgcaaagcatgtaaacgttttaatcaaactataatattaaTCAGAGTATTAACACTAATCATATTATTGAATGCATATAAACATACCTGTTGTTACATGAAATACGATAGTTTGCAAAAATACTTAATTTAAAGTTTGCGCTTA
The genomic region above belongs to Oncorhynchus kisutch isolate 150728-3 linkage group LG16, Okis_V2, whole genome shotgun sequence and contains:
- the LOC116354018 gene encoding uncharacterized protein LOC116354018 isoform X1, with product MVCKHRNLTSSGVLMACKHRNLTSSCVLMACKHPNLTSSCVLMACKHPNLTPSCVLMACKHPNLTSSGVLMACKHPNLTSSCVLMACKHPNLTSSGVLMACKHPNLTSGGVLMVCKHPNLTFSCVLMACKHFNLTSSCVLMACKHFNLTSSCVLMACKHPNLTSSCVLMVCKHPNLTSSCVLMACKHPNLTSSGVLMSCKHPNLTSCGVLMACKHPNLTSSGVLMACKHPNLTSSGVLMACKHPNLTSSGVLMACKHPNLTSSGVLMSCKHPNLTSSGVLMACKHPNLTSSGVLMACKHPNLTSSGVLMACKHPNLTSSGVLMACKHPNLTSSGVLMVCKHPNLTSSGVLMVCKHPNLTSSGVLMVCKHPNLTSSCVLMACKHPNLTSSCVLMVCKHPNLTSSCVLMACKHPNLTSSGVLMSCKHPNLTSSGVLMACKHPNLTSSGVLMACKHPNLTSSGVLMACKHPNLTSSGVLMACKHPNLTSSGVLMACKHPNLTSSGVLMACKHPNLTSSGVLMACKHPNLTSSGVFDLHMCYHEQREPPFLAQVK
- the LOC116354018 gene encoding uncharacterized protein LOC116354018 isoform X2, whose amino-acid sequence is MVCKHRNLTSSGVLMACKHRNLTSSCVLMACKHPNLTSSCVLMACKHPNLTPSCVLMACKHPNLTSSGVLMACKHPNLTSSGVLMACKHPNLTSGGVLMVCKHPNLTFSCVLMACKHFNLTSSCVLMACKHFNLTSSCVLMACKHPNLTSSCVLMVCKHPNLTSSCVLMACKHPNLTSSGVLMSCKHPNLTSCGVLMACKHPNLTSSGVLMACKHPNLTSSGVLMACKHPNLTSSGVLMACKHPNLTSSGVLMSCKHPNLTSSGVLMACKHPNLTSSGVLMACKHPNLTSSGVLMACKHPNLTSSGVLMACKHPNLTSSGVLMVCKHPNLTSSGVLMVCKHPNLTSSGVLMVCKHPNLTSSCVLMACKHPNLTSSCVLMVCKHPNLTSSCVLMACKHPNLTSSGVLMSCKHPNLTSSGVLMACKHPNLTSSGVLMACKHPNLTSSGVLMACKHPNLTSSGVLMACKHPNLTSSGVLMACKHPNLTSSGVLMACKHPNLTSSGVLMACKHPNLTSSGVFDLHMCYHEQREPPFLAQVK